One part of the Anopheles coustani chromosome 2, idAnoCousDA_361_x.2, whole genome shotgun sequence genome encodes these proteins:
- the LOC131263527 gene encoding deubiquitinase OTUD6B, whose product MSDTLPETDREEMMARHRKEKKELQSKIQSMKKMKVDKKKKKELQDEIASLEAEIEQRHAEEMNRLNISESVEEPKSSEEDHPAENGECNTSEKGEPRASKAQRRREKKAQDDREREAQIKQEEEVLSKSSPRVIENNRINEILSKRALKSHVVAADGDCLYNAVGHQLTLQGIGSYATPELRTMAADYIEANRDTMICYMSHPDTGDMLSPEEFDKYCHQVRSTKSWGGELEIKALSSSLKCPIEIIQAVGPSTVHGEEESKDRKLILTYHRHMYRLGEHYNSTQPLPTRAVDENED is encoded by the coding sequence ATGAGCGATACTCTGCCAGAAACCGACCGGGAGGAGATGATGGCCCGGCatcggaaagaaaagaaagagctGCAATCCAAAATACAAtcgatgaagaaaatgaaagtagataaaaagaaaaagaaggaactTCAAGATGAAATTGCTAGCCTCGAAGCGGAAATTGAACAGCGTCATGCGGAAGAGATGAATCGTCTCAATATTTCGGAATCTGTAGAAGAACCTAAGAGCTCCGAAGAAGACCACCCTGCGGAGAATGGAGAATGCAATACGTCGGAGAAGGGTGAACCTCGTGCCTCGAAGGCTCAGCGCAGGAGAGAAAAGAAGGCGCAAGATGATCGGGAACGTGAAGCACAGATAAAGCAGGAAGAGGAAGTGCTTTCCAAAAGTTCTCCTCGAGTAATCGAAAACAATCGTATCAATGAAATCCTCAGCAAACGAGCCCTAAAGTCGCATGTTGTAGCGGCTGATGGCGATTGTCTGTACAACGCCGTTGGGCATCAACTTACGCTTCAGGGAATCGGCTCGTACGCTACACCGGAACTACGAACCATGGCGGCCGATTACATAGAAGCCAACAGAGATACTATGATCTGTTACATGAGCCACCCCGATACCGGTGACATGCTTAGCCCCGAGGAGTTTGACAAATACTGCCATCAAGTACGGTCCACCAAGTCGTGGGGAGGCGAGCTGGAAATCAAAGCTCTGTCCAGTAGCTTGAAATGTCCCATTGAAATCATACAAGCAGTTGGGCCATCAACGGTGCACGGAGAGGAAGAAAGCAAGGATCGAAAACTGATTCTCACATATCACAGGCATATGTATCGACTTGGGGAACACTACAACTCAACGCAGCCGTTGCCAACACGGGCCGTAGATGAAAATGAGGACTAA